CAAATCCTTTGATTGTGACTATGCCCAAGGATTCCTCTATTCTAAGGCTGTTACTAGTACTGAATTTGAGTTGTTAATACAAAAAGCAAATTTTAACTCCTTGGGCATGAGTTCGAGTCATGACTGGCCCACTATGACATAAGGCGAAGCAGACAAAAGTGCACTATTTCTTTTGACGCACACCAAATACACGGTTAATTTTGCTACTGTTAGTAACAAATAGAATGGTTTGGTTTTGTGGCACATTAATGACCCGCTTTATTTAATAGGTTTGTCTCTTTCAAGAAAGCACGGCGGACTTATGGGGCTTACTTTGTTAGGGACCCAGACAACCATCCATGGGACATATTACTGTCACCTTAGTGTCTATATTATGACAACGGTACTGGGCAACAAGGCCTTATCGTTTTATCCCAGCAAAAAGTTACTAATCCTCAGCTATACCAGGATAAGTCAGCTCACTAGTATAGGGTGGTAAATAAGTGGGAGTGAGACAGTAGTTCGTAGCGCCATGCTAGTATGCCGTGTCGGGCTAATTCTCGCGTTAAACATCCTTGATGGAAATGAAATATTCTATACTGGTCCTAGCGTAAATTTACTTCTATCAGTTCAAATTTCTAAGTAGTGTTTTAAATGATATAGATTGAAATAAACTCAGTCTGCTCTTGAATTTACGAAAATTATCCCAATTTAATAAAATATGGCATGATTAATGTAGTTTTTTGCTCTCTTTTTGAGGTGATGGTTATGAAGCGTTTAATTAATTATTTTTTTATAGTACTGTTTTTTGGTTTGATCAGCTCCGCATTTGCTGAGCCAACCATGGATCAAGTTTATAACGCCGCTAAAACCGGCCATCTGTCTGAAGCACGCAGTATGATGGCAGAGGTGGTACAGGCTCACCCAAATAGTGGTAAGGCTCATTTTGTCAATGCGGAAGTGTTGGCTCGCTCTGGAGATATGGATAGCGCCCGATCAGAGCTTGCTGTAGCTGAAAAATTAGAGCCTGGACTGCCCTTTGCTAATCCGCGTTCCGTGTCTGAATTAAGACAACAACTATCTATGTCGCCCAATAGGATGTCTAACCATCGTGAGTCAGGAACTTCTTGGGGGACCATATTAATTATTGGGATAGTGGCCTTGTTATTTATTATTTGGATGGTGCGCCGATTAACTCAGCAAAACCCGGTGGTGATAACACAAGCCCCACCTGGCGGTGGCTATTATCCAAATGGCTCGCCCATGGGTGGAGGTCAACCGCCAATGTATCCTTCAGGCGGCGGTGGCGGCGGGATGGGTTCTGGTTTAATGGGTTCTCTGGCAACGGGTGCTGCCCTGGGAGCTGGCCTTGTAGCAGGTGAAGCGTTAGCGCACCGCTTGGTGGATGGGCCCAGTGGTAGCTCTGGCATGGTCAATGATGGTATGGCGGGTTCGCAAAACGTTAATGGCGACATGGGTGGGCAAGACTTTGGCGTCTCAGGATCCAGCTCTTGGGATGATTCCTCTGGCTCTTCCTGGGACAGTGGCGATGCAGGGGGTGGTTTTGACTCAGGTGGCGGTTCTGACTGGTCCTGATAGGAGGATTTGAATGTCTTTTAAGAGAGTGAGGGGGCATTTTAAGTGGCAAAAAATAATGCAATTCAAATTGGTATCACAGAAAAGCAACGTCTAGAAATTACTAATGGTTTAAGTCAGCTGTTGGCAGATACTTATACGCTGTATTTAACCACCCATAACTTTCATTGGAATGTCACTGGGCCACAGTTTAATACTTTGCACACCATGTTTATGGCTCAATATACAGAGCTTTGGAACGCCGTAGACCCTATTGCTGAGCGAATTAGATCATTGGGTTTTTTTGCTCCCGGTTCTTACGCTCAGTTTGCAAAATTAACCAGTTTGCCAGATGTGCCAGCTAAACCGCCTAAGGCTACATCAATGGTAGAAACACTGGTGAAGGGTCATGAGAAGGTAGCAGCCACTGCAAGACGTATTTTTGAACTGGCGGATAAGGCCAATGACCAACCGACGGCTGATTTGTTAACTCAAAGGATGGATATCCATGAAAAGACAGCGTGGATGTTGAGATCTCTACTTGAGTCATGATTTCAGGGCTCGTTCAAATATTGCTCTGGCAGGGCTTGGGAGAGTTAATTTCACATGAATGGTTAACCACCATTCCTGGACCTGTAATAGGTTTAGTTCTATTACTGTTATTTTTGATATGGCGAGATCGCGTTCCGGATGCCATGGGCATGGTTGCTGATGGCTTAAGTCAGCATTTGGGGTTATTGTTTGTTCCCGCGGCCACTGGTGTTATTTTATTCTTACCCCAATTAAAAGAGCATGCTCTAGCCGTGGTCACTGCACTTGTTGTAAGTGTCATTGCAACTGTGGCCATCACAGTGATAGTGTTGCGTATTTTAAGTGGTAACTCTAGCCATGAATAAACCTCTACAAATTCACGAGATTTGGGTGTATTTGTCGGGGAGTCCATTATTGGCCTTGATTCTCACTTTATCAGCCTATCAAATAGGTTTTACCGTTTATCAAAAAACTAATCGCTCTCCCCTGGCTAATCCCGTAGCAATAGCGGTGATTTTGGTGGCGAGTGCCTTAGAATTGATTGGGATGCCCTATGCGAAATATTTCCAAGGAGCGCAGTTTGTACACTTTTTGTTAGGAACCGCAACGGTGGCTCTCGCTATTCCTATTTATCGGGGTTTTCGTGGTTTGCGTGGGAGAGTCATTCCGCTCCTTATTGCTCTCCTATGTGGGGCTACTACCTCTATTGCTTCTGCAGTGTGGGTGGCACGTTACATGGGTGCCAGTGATGATATTGTGGGCGCCTTAATTGCAAAATCTGTCACAGCACCCATTGCCATGGGGGTAGCAGAACGTATTCATACTTCACCAACCTTAACCGCCGTGTTTGCTGTGATTACCGGCATTCTGGGAGCGGTCTTTGCGCGTTATGTATTCGATTTTATGGGTATGCGTGTATGGTGGCAACGCGGTTTTGCTATCGGTCTCGCCGCCCACGGTATCGGTACTTCCAGAGCCTTTAGTGTGCATCCTGAGGCAGGTACTTACGCGAGTCTTGCCATGGGCTTGCATGGTATTCTTGGTGCCGTAGTGATTCCTTTAATTGCTTCATATATTCCCTATTAATTATGTATGATTTAGCCCCTCCCTTATTGAGTCAAGGAATTCAGCTAGCTTTGGCCCCCGTTTTTCTTTTAACCGCTGTGGCAACTCTCGTGTCGGCACTCACTTCACGATTAGCAAGAGTAGTTGACCGCTCGCGCTTTTTACAGGGGGTGTTAAAAGATGAAATACATCCGCATTACAACAAGGAAGACTATCGAAAAGAATTGGGGTACCTTGCAATGCGCGGTAAACTAATTAATATATCTATGGCATTGGTGGTGTTTTGTGGGCTATCTATTGGTTTGACGGTACTTGGATTATTTTTTTCTGAAACTGTATCAGGGAGAGTGCAGCTTTCGAAGATTGTATTGGATACTTTTGTAGTGGGGATTGGATCCTTCGTCCTATCTTTATTATGTCTTTTATTTGAGGTATTCGTGGCTTCCTACTCTATCCGCTATAAAGAAGAATGATTTACTTTTATTAACACTTTCTTCATTAATAAGAAGAACTTAGGCTTATAATCGAAGTCATAATTAAGTGTATAGTCCTTGGGTAATGATATGAAAAATACAATGATCAACCCCCTTTCTAAAATTGCTTTATCTTTTTTCTTCTTAACGATTTCAGGTATTGCTCTGGCTTTCTCTGGTGGAGGTCATGGAGGAGGTCATGCTGGAGGAGGGCATGCCAGTCAAGCTTTCCAAGGTCGGGGTGGTTATTACAATCGAGGTGGCTACTATGGTCGAGGTGGCTACTATGGTCGAGATGGGTTTGAACGAAACTATGTGGGCTTTGGTTTTGGGTATGGCCTTGGCTTGGGTTTTGGCTCTCCTTTTTGGGGAGATCCCTTTTTTTCGCCCTATCCTTATTATCCACCCCTTTATTATCCACCCGCTCCCACTGTGGTCATCAATCAGCCTCCTTCGCCACCTGTGTCACCACAGGGCACCACCTATATTCCTCCTTTGGTTTCAGGGAACGGCGCGTTACCAATGGATCCTAACAATGGGAACACGGGCTATTTTTATTGTCCTGATAATAAGGGTGTTTATCCACAAATTAAGACTTGCCCTGGGGTTTGGCAGCATTTACCCTTGGTTCCCCCAGGTGCGATTCAGTAGTCTGAATTAACGATAAACCAATACAGGTATTTCTGAATGGGTAAGAACTTTTTGCGTTTCGCTACCTAGAAGAAAACCTGTTAATCCACGACGGCCATGGGAGGACATGAGTATTAAATCGCATTGCTCAGCTTTAGCTGTGTTAATGATTCCTTGATAGGGGGAAAACTCAATACTTTTTACAATATTGCAACTCACCCCAGCGGCCTCAGCTTCTGTTTGTGCGGTCTGTAAGTGTTTATCAGTTTCCTTTTGTAACTCATCCATGATGCTTTGGGGTGTTTCAACGGCAAACTCAGTCATGGGTAAAAACTCTACCACTGCCGAGTAAATAGTTATTTTAGCGTGCAGCTCTTTGGCCATGGCAATGCCGCCTGACAGGGCTTTGTGAGACAGAGGTGAGCCATCAATTGGAACAAGAATGTGTTGAAACATGGTAATCTCCTGGAACTGAAAGAGTCGATATGAATCAATTATAGCGTGAGCGTTCATCTCAAGGTAAACTGTAATACGATTTTAGAAAGGTTATAAAAGAATGATTCCTGAACTTGGTCACTTTGCACTGATTATCGCTTTGTGTTTGTCTTTGTTTTTATCGTTTTTTTCTCTTGCCGGCGCGCAGAGAGGATCCGCTCTATGGATCGCCATGTCGCGACCTATGGCTATTTTGCTTTTCCTGTCTGTGGGACTGTCTTTTCTGTGTCTTGCCTACGCCTTCTTAACCAGTGATTTTTCAGTATTGTATGTCTCGCAACACTCTAATTCACAACTACCTATTGAATACAAGTTCTCCGCTGTGTGGGGGGGGCATGAGGGTTCTTTACTCCTTTGGGTATTACTCTTAACACTGTGGACAGCCGCTGTGGCCGTGTTTTCAAAAAGATTACCTGATCCGGTAGTTTCGCGTGTTTTAGGTGTCTTGGGGTTAGTGATTTTTGGATTTTTATTATTTATTCTCTTCACCTCCAATCCTTTTGATCGATTGATTCCGGCGGCCACTGAAGGGAGTGATTTAAACCCTCTTTTGCAAGATCCTGGCTTGGTTTATCACCCGCCCATGCTCTACATGGGTTATGTGGGCTTCTCAGTGGCTTTTGCCTTTGCTATAGCGGCCCTAATTTCTGGGAAGCTTGATGCGGCCTGGGCAAGGTGGTCCCGCCCTTGGACTTTGGCCGCCTGGGTGTTTTTAACGCTGGGTATCTGTTTTGGTTCCCATTGGGCTTATTACGAGCTGGGTTGGGGTGGCTGGTGGTTCTGGGATCCTGTGGAAAATGCCTCCTTTATGCCCTGGTTAATGGGCACCGCCTTGATCCACTCCTTGGTAGTTACAGAAAAAAGAGGGGCCTTTAAACGCTGGACAGTGTTGCTGGCCATTAGTGCTTTTTCCTTATCTTTGCTGGGGACTTTTATTGTTCGTTCAGGGGTACTCACTTCCGTTCATGCCTTTGCCACAGACCCTAAACGTGGGATATTTGTATTGATCTTCTTGGCTTTTGTGATCGGGGGCTCCCTCACTCTTTTCGCTTGGCGTGCACCAAAGGTTGGCGATGGTGGTAGCTTTAAATTGATTTCGCGAGAAACCTTTTTACTGGTCAATAACGTCCTTCTAGTGGTGGCGGCGGCCTCTGTGTTACTGGGCACTATCTACCCTATGGTCATTGATGCCATGAACATGGGTAAGCTTTCCGTAGGGCCACCTTATTTTAATTTGGTATTTGTGCCCTTGATGCTCCCGTTACTTTTGGTATTACCCATTGGTACAGCCACCAATTGGAAAAGAGACAAAGTTTGGCAAACTATTAAGGAATTACGTTGGGATGCTGTGATTGCTCTAGTTGTTGGTGGCTGCGCTCCGCTACTGATGGGTCAATTTCATTTGATGTCAGCGGTAGGGGTGGCTGTTGCGGCATGGATTATGTTGGCGGTAGTAAAACAAATTTGGGCGTGGCGCAAAATGGTTAATATCCCAGCCTGGTTTTGGGGTATGCAGCTCGCCCATTTTGGTTTAGCTCTCTTTGTGATTGGGGTCACCATGGTCAAAAGCTATGAGCTTGAGCGAGATGTAAAAATGGGCCCAGGAGATACCTTGACCGTGGATGGGACTACTTTTAGTTTAGTGGGTGTTGAACAAGTTCCAGGACCTAACTACGAAGCGGTTAGGGGAACGGTCACCTATGCTAATCACGGTTTATTAGACGGTCAACTTTTTCCAGAGAAGCGCTCTTATTTTTCTTCAGCGATGCCCACTACCGAGGCGGCAATTCATTCTAGTTTGACGCGCGATATTTATGTCTCGCTCGGGCAGCCCTTAGGGGACGGTTCATGGAGTATGCGTGTTTATGTGAAACCCTTTGTTAACTGGATTTGGGGCGGATGTCTATTTATGGCTCTTGGTGGTATTGTGGCGGCCAGTGACAAACGTTATCGTATTCAGGCTAAAAAAGAGCAGAAGACAGCATGAAAAAACCCGTTAACTTTTGGTATGTGATTCCTTTATTGGTGTTTGTGGGTTTAGTAACTTTTATGGGACTTGGGTTACGTCATGATCCCCATGAAGTCC
This sequence is a window from Ferrovum sp. JA12. Protein-coding genes within it:
- a CDS encoding tetratricopeptide repeat protein, whose product is MKRLINYFFIVLFFGLISSAFAEPTMDQVYNAAKTGHLSEARSMMAEVVQAHPNSGKAHFVNAEVLARSGDMDSARSELAVAEKLEPGLPFANPRSVSELRQQLSMSPNRMSNHRESGTSWGTILIIGIVALLFIIWMVRRLTQQNPVVITQAPPGGGYYPNGSPMGGGQPPMYPSGGGGGGMGSGLMGSLATGAALGAGLVAGEALAHRLVDGPSGSSGMVNDGMAGSQNVNGDMGGQDFGVSGSSSWDDSSGSSWDSGDAGGGFDSGGGSDWS
- a CDS encoding Dps family protein; protein product: MAKNNAIQIGITEKQRLEITNGLSQLLADTYTLYLTTHNFHWNVTGPQFNTLHTMFMAQYTELWNAVDPIAERIRSLGFFAPGSYAQFAKLTSLPDVPAKPPKATSMVETLVKGHEKVAATARRIFELADKANDQPTADLLTQRMDIHEKTAWMLRSLLES
- a CDS encoding CidA/LrgA family protein is translated as MISGLVQILLWQGLGELISHEWLTTIPGPVIGLVLLLLFLIWRDRVPDAMGMVADGLSQHLGLLFVPAATGVILFLPQLKEHALAVVTALVVSVIATVAITVIVLRILSGNSSHE
- a CDS encoding LrgB family protein; translation: MNKPLQIHEIWVYLSGSPLLALILTLSAYQIGFTVYQKTNRSPLANPVAIAVILVASALELIGMPYAKYFQGAQFVHFLLGTATVALAIPIYRGFRGLRGRVIPLLIALLCGATTSIASAVWVARYMGASDDIVGALIAKSVTAPIAMGVAERIHTSPTLTAVFAVITGILGAVFARYVFDFMGMRVWWQRGFAIGLAAHGIGTSRAFSVHPEAGTYASLAMGLHGILGAVVIPLIASYIPY
- a CDS encoding DUF2721 domain-containing protein — encoded protein: MYDLAPPLLSQGIQLALAPVFLLTAVATLVSALTSRLARVVDRSRFLQGVLKDEIHPHYNKEDYRKELGYLAMRGKLINISMALVVFCGLSIGLTVLGLFFSETVSGRVQLSKIVLDTFVVGIGSFVLSLLCLLFEVFVASYSIRYKEE
- a CDS encoding universal stress protein — translated: MFQHILVPIDGSPLSHKALSGGIAMAKELHAKITIYSAVVEFLPMTEFAVETPQSIMDELQKETDKHLQTAQTEAEAAGVSCNIVKSIEFSPYQGIINTAKAEQCDLILMSSHGRRGLTGFLLGSETQKVLTHSEIPVLVYR
- a CDS encoding heme lyase CcmF/NrfE family subunit, encoding MIPELGHFALIIALCLSLFLSFFSLAGAQRGSALWIAMSRPMAILLFLSVGLSFLCLAYAFLTSDFSVLYVSQHSNSQLPIEYKFSAVWGGHEGSLLLWVLLLTLWTAAVAVFSKRLPDPVVSRVLGVLGLVIFGFLLFILFTSNPFDRLIPAATEGSDLNPLLQDPGLVYHPPMLYMGYVGFSVAFAFAIAALISGKLDAAWARWSRPWTLAAWVFLTLGICFGSHWAYYELGWGGWWFWDPVENASFMPWLMGTALIHSLVVTEKRGAFKRWTVLLAISAFSLSLLGTFIVRSGVLTSVHAFATDPKRGIFVLIFLAFVIGGSLTLFAWRAPKVGDGGSFKLISRETFLLVNNVLLVVAAASVLLGTIYPMVIDAMNMGKLSVGPPYFNLVFVPLMLPLLLVLPIGTATNWKRDKVWQTIKELRWDAVIALVVGGCAPLLMGQFHLMSAVGVAVAAWIMLAVVKQIWAWRKMVNIPAWFWGMQLAHFGLALFVIGVTMVKSYELERDVKMGPGDTLTVDGTTFSLVGVEQVPGPNYEAVRGTVTYANHGLLDGQLFPEKRSYFSSAMPTTEAAIHSSLTRDIYVSLGQPLGDGSWSMRVYVKPFVNWIWGGCLFMALGGIVAASDKRYRIQAKKEQKTA